Genomic DNA from Sphingomonas hankookensis:
CGCCCAATCGCCCGACATCGCGCTCAGCGGCGTGTTCGCCACCTTGCCGGCGGATGGTCCCGCCCCCTCGTTCGGCGGGGTGACCGGCTTTCGCGCCGATACCGCCAAGCCCCCCCGCGGACGCAAGTTGCGCCACATGCTGTCGGGCAAGTTGCTGATGAGCATCGGCTTCGTGTCCGAAGCCGCCCGCCGCGCGGTCCGCGACGGGCTCGCCGCAAAGCCGGACATCGTGGTCGTCGACCATATCCAGGCGCTCGCCAACGTGTCGCTTTGGCGCCTGCTGGTCGGGCGCACGCCGTTCGTGTTCGTCGGCCACAATGTCACGCCCGACACGCTGCTCGACGCGGCGCGACTGCGTACATCGCGGGCGTCGCGGCTGTTTCTGCGGCTGGAAGCGCTGCAGTCCTGGATCATGGAAGCGGCCTTGCTGCTGCGCGCTCGCCTGTCGGTCTTCATCTCGCACACCGATGCCGAGCGATACCGCCACTTGACCGGCAGTCGCGCGGTGGCGCTCTGCCCCGTGATCGAACGCGACGAAAGCGTGGCCAGGACGGGCGACGACCGAGACGCCCGCCGCGTCCTGTTCATCGGAAGCCCCGGCTTTCCGCCGAACCGCAGCGCGATCGACTGGATCGTCCGCGAACTGGCCCCCCGCCTGCTGCAGCGCGACGTTCCGGTCACGGTCAGTTTCATCGGCGGCGGAACGCGCGACTATATCGGTCCGCCGGCGACGAATGTCGAAACGCTGGGGTTCGTGGCCGATGCGGAAATGGAGCGGCTGTTGTCGCAGTGCCTGTGCATGCTCAGTCCCGTCGTTCACGGCAGCGGCCTGAAGATCAAGGTGCTAGAAGCGTTCGCAGCCGGTGCCCCGGTTCTTGCCACGCCCCTGTCGCTGCAGGGATTTGGATTCATGGGACAGCCGCCGATGCTGGACCTCGCGGACCCCGATGCCGCGGTCAACCGGATCGCCGCGCTCGCCGCCGACCCCGTCGCCGCGGCGTCGCTGCGCGATCAGGTCCGCCGCGCATGGAGTGCGCATGTCGCGGCACGGCACGGCGCGCTGGCCGACGCCATCCGCGTCGCAGCCGGACGTCGCCGGGTGCATCGGACAGGATAGGATAAGGCGATGACCACCGAGATATTGCCGGCCGGCGAAGCACCCACGCGCGCAATCCCCGCCGCTGTCCTCGACCAGAATCTTTCCATCTATCTCGACCTGTTGCGGCTGGTCGCGGCCGTGGAAGTCGTGCTGGGCCATGCCCGCCATTTCGTCATGCCGCGCCTGCCCGGTTTCCTGTCCGGGCATACGGGAGAAGCGGTCGCGATATTCTTCGTGCTGTCGGGTTTCGTGATCGCCTTCGTCGCCGACCGCAAGGAACGCACCCTGCGCAGCTACGCCACCGCGCGACTGTCTCGGCTCTTCTCGGTCTGCCTGATCGCGCTTGCGTCCAATGTCGTGTTCGATGCGATCAGCCGGCATTATGGCGCTCAGCCGCTGACCGCGCTGCCCTATTACAATGGCGATTACCTCGGCACGCTACCCTTCTCGCTGACGTTCACCAACGAACTGTGGTTCTCGCACCGGGTCTTCGGCACCAACGAGCCCTATTGGTCGCTCGGGTTCGAAGCGGCCTATTACGCCATCTTCGCGGCGTTCTTCTATGGCGGCCGGCGGCGGGGGGCGATCCTGGGGGTCGGGCTGATGCTGTTCTTCGGGCCGAAGATCGTCGCCTATATGCCCATCTGGCTGATCGGCTACGCTACCTATCACCTGCTGCGGACGGGACGCATCCGGCTGCATCCCGCGATGGCCGCCGGAGGCTTCGTGGTGTCGATCGGCCTCTATCTGATGGTCAAACGTACGATGGAGCATTGGGCGTCGCCGATGTTCGAGCCGGTTGCCGCCGAACAGCTGGCACGCAGCTTCGTCTATTTCGCGATCGTCGGCCTGCTGGTCGCGGTCAATATCGTGGCGTTGCGGCAGCTGGCACCGACACGCAGACTGATACCGGACCGCGTCGCTGCGGCGATCCGCTGGCTGGCCGGGGCCAGCTTCACGCTGTACCTGGTGCATCAGCCGTTCCTCGTCATGTTGTCGTCGCTGTTCCCCGGCATCCGCACCAGCGCAGTTGCGGGTGGCGCGGCCATCCTCGCGACGTTTGCGCTTGCCCTGGTGCTGGCGGAACTGGGGGAACGCCGCAAACGCACGTTCCAGTCGGCGTTCGGGCGGATTCTCGGCGTCGCACCTGCATCGAAGGATATGCCGGCGGCATGAACATCGACCGTTCCGAAGCGGCCCCCGTCATCGGTGGCAAGCGTCCCGGCGTCATGCTGTACAATCTGCACGCGTTGCGCGCGGTGGCGGCGATCCTCGTCATCTTCGTGCATACCACCGACGTGCTGGCGCCGGTCGGACTGCGCGACACCAAATTCTATTTCGGCATCGCCGGGGTCGACCTGTTCTTCGTCATCAGCGGGTTCGTGATGACCTTTACCCAGGATCGCAAACCGATCGCCCCGCGCGAATTCGCGATCCATCGCATCATCCGCGTCGTGCCGCTCTACTGGACGATGACGCTGGCGGTGTTCGCGGCGGCGATGGTCGTGCCATCGCTGTTCGCGTCGGAGACGGTGACGGTCGCCAAGCTGCTCCAGTCGCTCTTCTTCTGGCCGTACATGAATGATGTCGGCCGAATCCAGCCGCTGCTGTTCGTCGGTTGGACGCTGAACTATGAATTCTTCTTCTACCTGATTTTCACGCTCAGCATCGCGCTCTGCGCCGGGCGGCAGCGGGTCGCGCCGTTGCTGTGCGTCGCGTTGCTGGCGGCGATCGTCGCGCTGGGCGCGGCCGTGCCCGACCTGCCGGTCGCGGCGCAATTCTTCTCCAATTCGGTGATCCTCGAATTCGCGCTGGGCATCGTCGCGGGCCGGCTGTTCGCGCGCGATGCGCTGCCGCGTGGAGCATGGGCGTGGGCGCTGATGGCGATCGGGTTCGTGGTGCTGCTGGGTGCCGAACAGGCGGGGCTGCGCGCGCCGCGGGTGCTGGTACAGGGGATCGCGGCGACCGTCGTGGTGGTCGCCGCGCTGGGCATCGAACGCGACGGCCATGCGCTGCGCGGGGCCTTCGTCCAGTTGCTGGGGGCGGCCAGCTACGCGCTCTATTTGTCGCATCCCTTCGTCATGAAGGCGTTCGGGATCGTCAGCCGCAAGCTGCCGGCGGGACCGCTCACGTGGATGCTGGCGCTGCTGGCGATGATCGCGTCGGTGGCCGTCGCGATCGCGATCCACAAGCTGTACGAGGTGCCGGTCACCAAATGGCTGCGGCGGCGCGCGGGCTGACCGGCAAGTCCCTGCCGCCGGGCGGCAAGACGTTGCCGGCGCGGTAACCATTTAGGAACACGTTTTCGGAACCGCCCCTGCGGTAGAGCTGCGGTCCAGGGACAATATGTCTCGTGTAGTGACCGGGAACCGACGTGAACATCAACGCGCATCTCTATCGCCAGGACGATCGCCGTCATGAGGATCGGGTACTCGTGGAGCGGGCGGGCACGCTCCGGCTGGCCGAACACCCCCCCGAATCGATCACCATCGCCGACCTGACCCGCGACGGTTGCCGGATCGACGCACCGGTGCCGCTGGCCCCCGGTACGCAGATCGGGGTCGGCATCGCCGGCGTCGGCGTGGTGCGGGCCGAAGTCCGGTGGCGCAACGGGTCCGAACATGGCTGCGCCTTTGCCGAGCCGCTGCGGTCGGGCGCGGTCACGGCGGCGTTGATGTCGAACGTCCATCCGTTTCCGGGCAGCGCCGAACCGGTCGCCGCATCGTCGAAATTGTCGGTCGGCACCAGCAGCGCGGCGTTGTTCGCCATCGCCGCCAGCGGGTGGGGCGTCGTCGCCGCGCTGCTCTGGCTGGTCGACTGACGATCAGTCGAACGTCGCGCCGAGCGGAACGCCCGACAGCGCCGACGCGTCGATCACCACCGGGCGCGTGCCGACATCGACCACCGCCGCGGCGGCGGACGGTGCCGGCTGGCACAGCGGGCGCGCGGCCACCGGTCGGCCGCCGAACGACAGATGGGCGACCTGCCCCTGCTGTTCGGCAAAGGCGACCAGCCGCCGCCCCTGCGCGCCGTCGAGCTGGATCAGCGTCAGTCCGCCCCCCTGGCGCAGTACCCGCCAGCGGCGCGCGGCATGGACGATCCGGGTGACGTCGGCGACCATGCAGACCGCCGGCTTCGGCCGGTAGTCGTAATCGAACAGCCCGAAATTATCCTCCAGCTCGGCCGGGTTCCGCCCCTGGTCGCGCAACTGGTAGATCCAAACGCCGCCGATCCACGGCGTCGCCGCCGCCCACAACAGGAATTGCGCGGCATTGTCGCCCGCCACCTGGCGCGGAATGTCGCAATGCCCGCCGGTCGTCGTCGGCCATCCGGTTTCGGTGATGTAGAGCCGGGGAGCCTTCGCCCCCTGCGACGCGACCAGTTTGCGCCGCAGCCCTTCGATCCGGCCGATCGCTTCGGTCGCGGTGCGGTATCCGGGGCGCAGGCAGTGGTTGTAATAATGGACCGACAGGCCGCTCGCCTGCTGCGCCGCGCCCTGTGCGACGATCGCGTCGGTCCATAGCCATTGCGGGTCCTCGCCCACCGCGCCGACCAGCACGACCGCGTTCGGATCGGCCTTGCGGATCGCGGCGACGGTCCGCTTGGCCAGCGCGGTGTAGTTGCCGGCCGAGCGCGGATCGTCCGGCTGTCCGGCATCGGTCAGCTTGGGCCGGCCGAGGACCGCGCCCATATTCCATTCGTTCCACACCTCGTACATCGGCGGTTTGGCGCGCATCGCCGCCGCCGCCTCGCCGGCAAAGGCCGCGAATTTGGCGCGCCCCTCCTCGTCGATCGGGGAGGCACCCTTGCGGAACGCGGGATGGCCGTAATCGACCGCCAGCAGCGGACGCGCCGGCGTCGCGGCGATCATCCCCGCCAGGCGCGGCGACAGCGATCCGGGCTGGTCCAGCCCGTTGCGCTTGAACACCTGCCACGGCAGGTCGTCGCGGAACGAATCGACCCCCAGCGTCGCGATCGCCTTCGCGGTCGGGGTCGCTTCGTAACCGAAGGTGTGGTTCAGCCCGAAATGCACGCCGACACCCATGGTCAGCGGCGTGGCGCGGGCGGGCAGCGCGGAATAGTCGAGTTTCAGCGACAGCGGTTCGGCGGCGCGCATCGTCCCGCGCGACCATAGCAGCGACAGCGCGATCGCCGCGACGCCGACCAGCCCGGCCGAAGCGATGGTCGCGCTGCGTCGGCGGTCGGAGCGGTGCCAGGATCGTTGCATGTTCTTCTCCGCGGCGATTGGGGACGCCTGGACATACCGCATTGCGGCATGACTACCAATGCGCCGGCGGCGGCCGTGGCACGGCCGGTCGGAATTATCGCGCATCGGGACGCGGTTAGGCCGGTCGGGAGGCCGCACGGGACTCGATTTCCTTTCGCAGTCGCGGCATAGCCGCCCCATGCCAGCCGATCGGGATCGCCCCATGCCGCACATCTACGTCAACGGACGCTTTCTCGGTCGTCCGGTGACCGGCGTCGAACGCTTCGCTCATATGGTGCTGGACCGCATCCACGACCGCCAGCCGCAGGACGGTCGCGCGCCGGGGATCACCATTCTCGCCCCGCCGGGAATCGATGCGCCGGCGAAATGGCCGCGCTTCGCCTTTCGCACGGTGGGCAGCGGCGGCGGCCATCGCTGGGAACAGCTGTCGCTGCCCGGTGCCGCACGCGACGGCATCCTGCTCGGGCTGTGCAACGCCAACCCGGTGCGCAGCCGCCGCGCGCTGACCGTGATCCACGATGCCGCCGTCTATGATTTCGGGCAGGGTTTCGCGCGCAGCTATCGCCTGCTCCACCGCACGCTCGGCCGGTTGCTGGCCCGCCGGTCGCATATCGCCACCGTCTCGCGCTTTTCGCAGGCGCGGCTGGCGGCGGTGCTGGGGGTCAAGGGCGAGCGGATCGCGGTGATCCCCAACGCCGCCGACCATATCCGCGCGATCACGCCGGACGAGACGGTCCTCGAGCGCCACGGCCTGACGCCGGGCAAGTTCCTGCTGATCGTCGGGTCGTTCGC
This window encodes:
- a CDS encoding glycosyltransferase, translating into MNAPDSGHPLRVFYIGAGDPVSPRSGMDVVARGHIAELAQSPDIALSGVFATLPADGPAPSFGGVTGFRADTAKPPRGRKLRHMLSGKLLMSIGFVSEAARRAVRDGLAAKPDIVVVDHIQALANVSLWRLLVGRTPFVFVGHNVTPDTLLDAARLRTSRASRLFLRLEALQSWIMEAALLLRARLSVFISHTDAERYRHLTGSRAVALCPVIERDESVARTGDDRDARRVLFIGSPGFPPNRSAIDWIVRELAPRLLQRDVPVTVSFIGGGTRDYIGPPATNVETLGFVADAEMERLLSQCLCMLSPVVHGSGLKIKVLEAFAAGAPVLATPLSLQGFGFMGQPPMLDLADPDAAVNRIAALAADPVAAASLRDQVRRAWSAHVAARHGALADAIRVAAGRRRVHRTG
- a CDS encoding acyltransferase family protein, which produces MTTEILPAGEAPTRAIPAAVLDQNLSIYLDLLRLVAAVEVVLGHARHFVMPRLPGFLSGHTGEAVAIFFVLSGFVIAFVADRKERTLRSYATARLSRLFSVCLIALASNVVFDAISRHYGAQPLTALPYYNGDYLGTLPFSLTFTNELWFSHRVFGTNEPYWSLGFEAAYYAIFAAFFYGGRRRGAILGVGLMLFFGPKIVAYMPIWLIGYATYHLLRTGRIRLHPAMAAGGFVVSIGLYLMVKRTMEHWASPMFEPVAAEQLARSFVYFAIVGLLVAVNIVALRQLAPTRRLIPDRVAAAIRWLAGASFTLYLVHQPFLVMLSSLFPGIRTSAVAGGAAILATFALALVLAELGERRKRTFQSAFGRILGVAPASKDMPAA
- a CDS encoding acyltransferase family protein translates to MNIDRSEAAPVIGGKRPGVMLYNLHALRAVAAILVIFVHTTDVLAPVGLRDTKFYFGIAGVDLFFVISGFVMTFTQDRKPIAPREFAIHRIIRVVPLYWTMTLAVFAAAMVVPSLFASETVTVAKLLQSLFFWPYMNDVGRIQPLLFVGWTLNYEFFFYLIFTLSIALCAGRQRVAPLLCVALLAAIVALGAAVPDLPVAAQFFSNSVILEFALGIVAGRLFARDALPRGAWAWALMAIGFVVLLGAEQAGLRAPRVLVQGIAATVVVVAALGIERDGHALRGAFVQLLGAASYALYLSHPFVMKAFGIVSRKLPAGPLTWMLALLAMIASVAVAIAIHKLYEVPVTKWLRRRAG
- a CDS encoding glycosyltransferase family 4 protein, translating into MPHIYVNGRFLGRPVTGVERFAHMVLDRIHDRQPQDGRAPGITILAPPGIDAPAKWPRFAFRTVGSGGGHRWEQLSLPGAARDGILLGLCNANPVRSRRALTVIHDAAVYDFGQGFARSYRLLHRTLGRLLARRSHIATVSRFSQARLAAVLGVKGERIAVIPNAADHIRAITPDETVLERHGLTPGKFLLIVGSFAPNKNLPRAIRAFRAIARPDDRLVLVGAAVRSFADNAMGAVPEGVILPGRIGDEALMTLYAHARALVFPSLYEGFGIPPLEAMQFGTPVVASTIAPVREVCADAALYCDPEDEAALGAAMRQMLDDDDVHARLSAAARARALAFDWDDSATRLLDTLAAIG
- a CDS encoding PilZ domain-containing protein, encoding MNINAHLYRQDDRRHEDRVLVERAGTLRLAEHPPESITIADLTRDGCRIDAPVPLAPGTQIGVGIAGVGVVRAEVRWRNGSEHGCAFAEPLRSGAVTAALMSNVHPFPGSAEPVAASSKLSVGTSSAALFAIAASGWGVVAALLWLVD